The Mauremys mutica isolate MM-2020 ecotype Southern unplaced genomic scaffold, ASM2049712v1 Super-Scaffold_100443, whole genome shotgun sequence genome includes the window tcagtcctcaaagagagacctggagaaggagactcgctggagcaaagccacaggggtctctgaggtttccctggcccctcgcccctgtcctgcctggctgatgtcagcatctttctgtgaggtcaccacctccccaccaccttggaccaataggatgaggtcctgcaaaaggcctttgtgatgtcactgccgcacccctcccttgctgggctaatgtcctgcccctggccaggcactgtggaggtttgagctactccctgtggatcacaccactccaggagcgttcgttctaggcagcaagccggctagacaggaaaacatcagacgctgctcccaatgctacactcagtttttcagaaattagtcgactttaccgccagaagagaccattagagcatctaatctgaccccctgcacatcacaggcctcctgtaggacacaatagcaggtgagggtggggggctgagaaggtgagtggcaggggggcaggtgagcagGGGGGAATTAAGGGGGGTGCTGAGGACGCaagtgggcaggcagtggcagggggacAGGTGAGctgcgggagtgggggggtctgaggaggtgagtgggaggggctggtgagccggcagcaggggactgcttcatggagcagctggtatgggaacccacaaggggagaggcaactctcgatttaatcctgagtggagcacaggagctggtccaagaggtaactatagcaggaccgcttggaaatagtgaccataatacaatagcattcaacatccctgtggtgggaagaacacctcaacagcccaacactgtggcatttaatttcaaaagggggaattatacaaaaatgagggggttagttaaacaaaagttaaaaggtacagggactaaagtgaaatccctgcaagttgcatgggcccttttaaaagtcaccataatagaggcccaacttcaatgtataccccaaattaagaaacacagtaaaagaactaaaaaagagccactgtggcttaacaaccatgtaaaagaagcagtgagagataaaaagacttcctttaaaaagtggaagtcaaatcctagtgaggcaaatagaaaggagaacaaacactgccaacttaagtgcaagagtgtaataagaaaagccaaagaggagtttgaagaatggctagccaaaaactccaaaggtaataacaaaatgttttttaagtacatcagaaccaggaagcctgctaaacaatcagtggggccccttgacgatcgaaatacaaaacgagcgcttaaagacgataaagtcattgcggagaaactaaatggattctttgcttcagtcttcacagctgaggatgttagggagattcccaaacctgagctagcttttgtaggtgacaaatctgaggaactgtcacagattgaagtgtcactagaggtggttttggaattaattgataaactcaacattaacaagtcaccgggaccagatggcattcacccaagagttctgaaagaactcaaatgtgaagttgcggaactattaactaaggtttgtaacctgtcctttaaatcagctttggtatccaatgactggaagttagctaatgtaacgccaatatttaaaaagggctctagaggtgatcccggcaattacagaccagtaagtctaacgtcggtaccgggcaaattagtcgaaacaatagttaagaataaaattgtaagacacatagaaaaacaaactgttgagcaatagtcaacatggtttctgtaaagggaaatcgtgtcttactaatctattagagttctttgaagggatcaaacatgtggacaagggggatccggtggatatagtgtacttagatttccagaaagcctttgacaaggtccctcaccaaaggctcttacgtaaattaagctgtcatgggataaaagggaaggtcctttcatggactgagaactggttaaaagagagaacaaagggtaggaattaatggtaaattctcagaatggagaggggtaactagtggtgttccccaagggtcagtcctagaaccaatcctattcaatttattcataaatgatctggagaaaggggtaaacagtgaggtggcaaagtttgcagatgatactaaactgctcaagatagttaaaaccaaagcagattgtgaagaacttcaaaaagatctcacaaaactaagtgattgggcaacaaaatggcaaatgaaatttaatgtggatgaatgtaaagtaatgcacattggaaaaaataaccccaactatacatacaatatgatgggggctaatttagctacaatgagtcaggaaaaagatcttggagtcatcgtggacagttctctgaagacgtccacgcagtgtgcagaggaggtcaaaaaagcaaacaggatgttaggaatcattaaaaaggggatagagaataagactgagaatatattattgcccttatataaatccatagtatacccgcatctcaaatactgtgtacagatgtggtctcctcacctcaaaaaagatattctagtactagaaaaggttcagaaaagggcaactaaaatgattagcggtttggagagggtcccatacgaggaaagattaaagaggctaggactcttcagcatggaaaagaggagactaaggggtgatatgatagaggtctataaaatcatgagtgatgttgagaaagtgggtaaggaaaagttatttacttattcccataatacaagaactaggggtcaccaaatgtaattaataggcagcaggtttaaaacaaataaaaggaaggtcttcttcacgcagtgcacagtcaacttgtggaactccttacctgaggaggttgtgaaggccaggactataacaatgtttaaaagggaactggataaattcattggtcactgtcggtagacagatactgggctagatggacctttggtctgacccggtacggccgttcttatgttctcccgtGCCATGGagtaggcattccacagctccttcactttgaccctgccttgcagcgtgtcccggtcatggcccctttctgtcatgcatcgtgaaatctgtgcATATATGTATCATAATTTCtaaggctggagcacagctgggactggacagtgtAGCCTGATTTGAGGTGTATTAGTGGTGTTGATTTAATTTATTGACttaattcaattttatttaattaattttaattgatattaataatcattattatggatattaattagtatgggtttagGCTTGCCAATGTGTTTGATTAGAAGATAACGTTTGTTTTGAATTAGGCtttacagagtttataaaagaacctttgggggtatgacaggaagctcacactcagacaggtatagttataaagactttttattaaaatcaattaaataataagtaaatggtaaaacagttagaATTACAAAATTATAATTGTATCACAGTTATTCAAGGTATCTATATATATGGTAATACACGATTATGTGCTGCACAGCTTTGGTTAATactcacaccctgttttgatgaCCTGGTGTTGAAAGATATCGGATCACACCTTTGGTGGTGCCTCTGGCAGAGGAAACTAATGTCACACCTCTGACGAGGAAGCTAATGCAAAAGCTGTTAAAGCTGTTTACGTTCTAACTATGCAAATAAGCATATTAATCCTTAGACAgcaacagcctcctctccccaaatgctgaggaggtccagcagctcaacaTTGCTCCAAACGGAGGATCGCctagtacattaaaaaaaaacaaaccaaaccgaAAAACCAATGCAGAAAAGCTCCCATCACACATCCATCACCATTgtagattttgacatctcctgcctgatctgacatctttgctttgcaaacaagagacctggagaagtctgtggctgttaccctctaactgggtaaaaggttacacatactgtctcaagtaattttcctcttaacagaagattaaaatgtatcaaaaattccatttgaaatagaaataattacagtctataCTGGGTCTCTATTCTCACACATGGTATTTCTCTCACCTATTCCCCCACTTTAATTCCTTTGGAGTGAGAGTTTAATTTCAGGATTAGCCTCCATTTCCTGTatagtaggagggggcagggagagaacaagaaaacctgaattatattgtaacactGAAAGTTAGCACGTAATCAGCCTCTTCCGTGATactaattaacttcatgtttaatttcattgtcgcTGGTACCAATTTATTCAACAATTACAACATATAAACCCAGagggcagttttctcttaattcccatttccacccagtcagctttgtgtgaagacacattctgcaataacctaggagccttccatttctgtgagttcatttctccctggggcttctcccagaagtgtggggggaaggggtctcGCACGATGTGGGAAGGCTgcatcatgagaaaaaccacctgtgctctattttcacactttctaatccTTCAAagtagcagcaggaggagaagcgATACAAATGCATCAGATGCTAGAGCAAAACTAAGAcaccaaaccacagactctggactccgcattcatgtatcctgcagtctgaacttggaatctgatacattctctcattggctaccatcatttgcccagcatggaagtgcttcttgtccaacatggcagccagattgggacccataggcatggaatggctctgaaggaatcagctgtttctctctgtgcttcatgaaactttggatccaaTGGTAAAAgccagttgtgcccaatttaatcatggcatccttcaggagtgtgaccaatgccacttaactagggagcagatTCTAAAGATAGTTTACCTGAGCCACAGGTCACCGCAGCTTCCATCtcgggggtgaaaatcaaccagcactacctgcaatttctacttgagttcttgtcacacctttgaTGTTACctggagtaatttgacacttctctggcgtagaattcttcaccaaccgcacaacagatcagtggcgatagtgaggtacaactcccccaactatgatcttttatttctttaatctggtgccaCAAacttaaattagggactaaattcaggtgtggcttagaatccctgtaagacaccaaatgtcaggtctctattaaaaatagttatatttctgcagctatagcacattcaacatggatttcattttctacacatttgcagcatctcccagggggaGCTGAACgaaaatgtcacttccattttcccatccctacctagatagggattgcatttcccaaataataggcaacatgcacctgattaggaaggagatctatTCAGGAgtgacctcctgcagggcctgggccacaactgctttgggagcccaatgcctgggtattttgcttagttccaagtcatttaggagggaatcctcttcccagccctttagaaaaaatattgacctaaccaactgaacaacagagggttgggatggtgatggggaataagggaatccctctgatttaccccatcttcctctgctgttacagagggtgacatgacattttcccctagccctgccctgttcctgctctttgttatagttcaatatatttgaagtgaggaaaatggtagcaaaaatatctgctctgcagcacaacctgaagcaacagcagagcaactgggactgaaacaatttgttcccaaagggggaacttgatgactaagaattgctttgaaatgggggaacagtatagccgtgatgctcagggtttgtttaggtcaggtcacggggaaagctaatgccaacccctgcacctgggctgcaactgctctacaactataattgtctttttacaccaagatcactaacttgagcagccaacgccatgtgcagccctagtggatgtcaggcacaggtagtttttgcctcagggTACCCCACCTgcagctgatgaacattcctggcaggagggacacacactcctgtgactcaaaaggaaagcagttgatagaaaagatcacaggactgaccccaaagaagggtgagctgcaaaaggcagaagcaggcaattcATCTGGTGgacctgagagaccacagtgaagatggtgcacagatcactatgtgagaattagcaaatgtgaattttttttaatcttttcccagccctaatcaaggcatttgtAACAGTTCTCCAATGTGGATTTTGCGATGTCTAATAAgatgtgagctctttttgaagcttttcccacactcagagcatgtgtagggcgtctctcttCTGCAgagtctctgatgtgagataaaGTGTgaacgctgactgaagcttttcccgcactaagagcatccataaggtttctcacccgtatggattctccgatgtgtgctcagggcagagctgtgattaaagcttttcccgcactcagcgcatgtgtaggccatctctcctgtgtggagtctccgatgtgtgataaggtttgaacactgactaaagcttttcccacactcagagcatgtgtagggcttctctcctgtgtgggttctacgATGCGTGATCAGgtgtgagctccgattgaagcttttcccacactcaaagcatccataaggtttctcacccaagTGGATTCTCCGGTGTCTGCTCAGGGCAAAGCTCTGATTAAAGCTTTTTCCGcagtcagagcatgtgtagggcgtctctcccgtGTGCagtctctgatgtgagataaggtgTGAACGCtgaccgaagcttttcccgcactgagagcatccataaggtttctcacccgtgtggattctcctgtgtgcgctcagggcagagctccgattaaagcttttcccgcactcagcgcatccataaggtttctcacccatgtggattctccgatgtctgctcagggcagagctctgattaaagcttttcccgcagtcagagcatgtgtagggtgtctctcctgtgtgcagtctctgatgtgagataaggtgtgaacgctgactaaagcttttcccgcactcagagcatccataaggtttctcacccctgtggattctcctgtgtgtgctcagggcagagctctgattaaagcttttcccgcactcagagcatccataaggtttctcacccgtgtggattctgcTGTGCGCGCTCAGGGTAGAGctgtgattaaagcttttcccgcactcagcacaTGTGTAGgtcatctctcctgtgtgggttctacgatgtgtgataaggtttgaatgccgactgaagcttttcccgcactcagagcatccataaggtttctcacccgtgtggattctccgatgtctgtTCAGGGTAAAAttgtgattaaagcttttcccgcactcagcgcatgtgtagggcgtctctcctgtgtggattctacgatgtacgagaaggtctgagctccgactgaagcttttcccacactcatggcatgtgtagcatcTCCCTTCCAAGTGGATTCTGTTGcgggttataaggtctgagtggctactgaagttttcctctggcctatgctgaatctcacaggcttttgctttttctgggagtgcacaactcccataaacattccctttggatcttcctgataacgttccatgtggttctacttgctgagcatcttcctgctggggtttctcctcctcattctcactcaccatcccatcacctgatgggagagagagagaatccagacataggtcactccctgtgccggaaagaaaggaaatctcagagacaggaatggaaaaagggatgaacaatccaaaatgtgtgtgggagagatcaaacctatcaggagctgattttccccaaacccttccccagaggagagagaaagggatcagttttggtccgcatctcaccagaacactcaagGGAAAGCGAGACCGGGGAGGAACCTGCTGCAAGGGAAGCCATGaatgacatctgccataatgattccacatctgcaaggAACAATCCAGAACTtgcagagctcacagggtctttgtagggcatcccaaatgtttcctgcattcccacacagtttttgagttggtttaaccaattcctcacctgtgcaggcagctctcgggagcacttctttctcagagccctggaggtccgggacccacggctcttccccttgttccagctgcgagatcacatcaggtttggaaatcggaaaccctactccaggcaaagaaaacaagggaggtcagtggaatttgtgggatacttgtcacaaagaatattccatggttgtaatccctgctcatttttaagcagtagaataccaaggtcatcttccttggctcaaagtggcagaagagttagtattattataaatcatcctctctggcaataaatccctcatcaatggttgtggttgtgaaaccctcctttctttattatCTTATCTTTGTggtcaccacttttaccttgttaatcagtctggttctttaattgtttctatctgctgtaaAATTCATGTTGCTAAGTGTGAGTAAATTACGTAATGGGATATAATTgattagagaattatgttacgaCATGTTAGAAtcgtcaagtatcagggggtagctgtgttagtctggatccacaaaaacaacaaggagtctggtggcaccttaaagactaacagatttatttgggtataagctttcgtgggtaaaaaaacctcacttcttcaggtgcatggagtgaaagttacagatgcaggcattatatactgacacatgaagggaagggagttacctcacaagtggagaaccagtgttgacagggccaattcaatcagggtggatgtagtccactcccaataatagatgaggaggtgtcaattccaagagagaggaagctgcttctgtaatgagccagccactcccagtccctattcaagcccagattaatggtgttacatttgaaaatgaattttagttctgctgtttttcTTCGAAGggtgtttctgaagtttttttgttcaagaatagtgacttttaaatctgttatagaatgaccagggagattgaagtgttcacctactggcttttgtatgttaccattcctgatgtccgatttgtgtccatttattcttttacctagagactgtccggtttggtcaatgtacatggcagaggggcactgctggcacatgatggcatatatcacattagtagacatgaaggtgaatgagcccttgattgtgtggctgatgtggttgggtcctctgatggtgtcgctagagtagatctggggacagagtaggcaacgaggtttgctacagggattggttcctgggttggtgtttctgtggtgtgtagttgctggtgagtatttgcttcaggttcagaggttgtctgtaagcgagcactggcctgcctcccaagctctgtgagagtgagggatcgttttccaggatagcttgtagatcgttgataatgcactggagaggggctgtatgtgatggcgaGTGGTGTTGTATTAGGTGGAGCCTTTGTGGGAGGTGTGGGATTTACctgaataggcctaaggagacaatcccaggtcagatatttcgCACCCTCATTTTGAGAGACTAATGAGGAACCACAAGCGGGTggaatacgccacaggattctgaaagaaggaagtcTGGGGCGGGCTCTAGCAATTAGTttgctatgcagtatctcagcagttggatgCATTCACATATtagaattattaataaataagtgatgtaaatcatgattATTGaggcttgatgcttaattatggacttcccaaatgCCAGGTATggtttggggcagctattgacattattgtaatcagagtaAAGGTGC containing:
- the LOC123361294 gene encoding zinc finger protein 70-like, translating into PYGCAECGKSFNRSSALSAHRRIHTGEKPYGCSQCGKSFGQRSHLISHQRLHTGETPYTCSDCGKSFNQSFALSRHRRIHLGEKPYGCFECGKSFNRSSHLITHRRTHTGEKPYTCSECGKSFSQCSNLITHRRLHTGEMAYTCAECGKSFNHSSALSTHRRI